A single uncultured Fibrobacter sp. DNA region contains:
- a CDS encoding 50S ribosomal protein L19, giving the protein MSLNIEAIHNENLKTDLPELRAGDTVTVNVKVIEGTK; this is encoded by the coding sequence ATGTCCCTGAACATTGAAGCAATCCATAACGAAAACTTGAAGACCGACCTTCCTGAACTCCGCGCTGGCGATACCGTCACCGTGAACGTGAAGGTGATCGAAGGCACCAAGGA
- the trmD gene encoding tRNA (guanosine(37)-N1)-methyltransferase TrmD, with protein MRIDCITIFPEMFAPMKQSIMGRAQSKGLMEFNTVYLRDFAINDYGQVDDVPYGGEPGMVIRPEPLANAIRSTGVKEDGGKVIYLTADGVPFTHKMAKELSKESHLVLVCGHYKGIDDRIRQSEVDLEISIGDFVVSGGELPAMLVTDAVVRLLDGALGNKESGETDSFAQGVLGWPVYTRPEVFEGKKVPEVLLSGHHANIKAWRRQESLKRTQERRPDIFKNLEEDTKFGIK; from the coding sequence GTGAGAATCGACTGCATCACCATCTTCCCCGAGATGTTCGCCCCCATGAAGCAATCGATCATGGGTCGCGCCCAGAGCAAAGGTCTGATGGAATTCAATACCGTCTACCTGCGCGACTTTGCCATCAACGATTACGGCCAGGTGGACGACGTGCCCTATGGCGGCGAACCGGGAATGGTCATTAGGCCCGAACCGCTCGCAAACGCTATTCGCAGCACGGGTGTCAAGGAAGACGGCGGTAAAGTCATCTACTTGACTGCAGACGGGGTTCCCTTTACCCACAAGATGGCCAAGGAACTTTCGAAAGAAAGCCACCTGGTACTTGTCTGCGGGCACTACAAGGGAATCGACGACCGCATCCGCCAGTCCGAGGTCGACTTGGAGATTTCTATCGGCGATTTTGTCGTGAGCGGAGGCGAACTGCCTGCCATGCTCGTGACGGATGCCGTGGTGAGACTCCTGGACGGGGCGCTCGGCAACAAGGAATCCGGCGAAACGGACTCTTTTGCGCAGGGCGTACTGGGATGGCCGGTCTATACCCGACCCGAAGTTTTTGAAGGAAAAAAGGTCCCCGAAGTGCTCCTTTCGGGCCATCACGCGAACATTAAAGCCTGGAGGCGCCAAGAATCGTTAAAAAGAACGCAAGAAAGACGCCCAGACATCTTTAAAAATCTTGAAGAAGATACTAAATTTGGCATCAAATAA
- the rimM gene encoding ribosome maturation factor RimM (Essential for efficient processing of 16S rRNA) — MSESEEYITVCQLMRTHGVKGYIKAMPFTHDLTRHEQLKDVMLKKTNGEQVQLTLEDSRLANNLWLLKFKGYDTPESLTHFVNADVMIPESERLPAPEGQYYLDDLEGFRVKLEDGRDIGEVLEVEELPTVNAFHIKFDAAFQREFSAKTILAPWIDDCVLDVDEDGKNIVFSADYLKSLCPEER; from the coding sequence ATGTCTGAATCCGAAGAATACATCACCGTATGCCAGCTCATGCGCACTCATGGCGTCAAGGGCTACATCAAGGCGATGCCATTCACTCACGACCTAACACGTCACGAGCAGCTTAAGGATGTGATGCTAAAGAAGACCAATGGTGAACAGGTCCAATTGACTCTGGAAGATTCCAGGCTTGCAAACAATCTGTGGTTACTCAAGTTCAAGGGGTACGATACGCCGGAATCGCTCACCCATTTCGTGAATGCAGACGTAATGATTCCCGAATCGGAGAGGCTCCCCGCCCCCGAAGGGCAATATTACCTGGACGATCTGGAAGGGTTCCGCGTAAAACTGGAAGACGGCCGCGACATTGGCGAAGTTCTTGAAGTCGAAGAACTGCCTACCGTGAACGCATTTCACATCAAGTTCGATGCAGCCTTCCAACGCGAATTTTCCGCGAAAACAATCCTCGCCCCCTGGATAGACGACTGTGTCTTGGACGTGGACGAAGATGGCAAGAACATCGTATTCAGCGCAGACTACCTCAAGAGCCTGTGCCCGGAGGAAAGGTGA
- the rpsP gene encoding 30S ribosomal protein S16: MATVIRLARFGKRHNPIYRAVVIDSRKARDDSFIEQVGFYNPNSKTPEIKFEQEKVLKWLQTGAQPSDTVRSLLKKVGIMDLFHEIRAGRSIEGKTATPRAEKAKKAKLGPKALAKIEAEKAAKEAAAAEAAAAAEAPAAEAPAAEA; encoded by the coding sequence ATGGCAACCGTTATCCGTCTCGCTCGTTTCGGCAAGCGTCACAACCCCATCTACCGCGCCGTGGTGATTGATTCCCGCAAGGCTCGCGACGATAGCTTTATCGAACAGGTGGGTTTCTACAACCCGAATTCCAAGACTCCGGAAATCAAGTTCGAACAGGAAAAGGTCCTCAAGTGGCTCCAGACCGGTGCACAGCCGTCTGACACCGTTCGCAGCCTCCTCAAGAAGGTCGGCATCATGGACTTGTTCCACGAAATCCGCGCCGGCCGTTCTATCGAAGGCAAGACCGCTACTCCGCGTGCTGAAAAGGCCAAGAAGGCCAAGCTCGGTCCTAAGGCTCTCGCCAAGATCGAAGCTGAAAAGGCTGCCAAGGAAGCCGCTGCTGCTGAAGCCGCTGCCGCTGCCGAAGCACCGGCCGCTGAAGCTCCTGCCGCCGAAGCATAA
- a CDS encoding amidophosphoribosyltransferase, producing the protein MGGFCGVVSKEDCVSDLFFGTDYHSHLGTHRGGLAVLKANGHFHRSIHNIQNTPFRSKFEHDLPSFAGNVGIGVISDTDPQPLVMTSKLGTFAIVTVGLITNIEEIKNELFKNNCMQLQYSTTSGMVGPTEVVSALIATQDSIVDGLKYVQEKIKGSCSVLLMDENGKFYASRDKWGRTAIVLGKKDGAMIALQESCALHNLGFEYVRDMGPGEIAELTPDGDKTLVAPGKKMAICSFLWVYYGYPASTYEGRNVEMTRYRCGSALAKRTPTEADAACGIPDSGTSHALGYAHEAGIKFARPFVKYTPTWARSFMPQDQKQRERVASMKLIPIPGLIKDRRLVFCDDSIVRGTQLGKQAQKLYSLGCKETHMRIACPPLVFPCKFINFSRSKNEYDLITRRYIRDQEGENPDLDKYTNPDGEAYKGMVEYIRQKLNLTTLAFQRIDDLIHAIGLPAEQLCTYCWSGKDYAETGDCYHCPCCKETESAKED; encoded by the coding sequence ATGGGCGGCTTTTGCGGTGTTGTTTCTAAAGAAGATTGCGTAAGCGATCTCTTCTTCGGAACCGACTACCATTCACACCTTGGAACCCACCGTGGCGGTTTGGCTGTTCTCAAGGCCAACGGACACTTCCATCGTTCAATCCACAATATCCAGAACACCCCGTTCCGCAGCAAGTTTGAACATGACTTGCCCTCTTTTGCAGGAAACGTAGGTATCGGCGTTATTTCGGATACTGACCCGCAGCCGCTCGTCATGACATCCAAGCTCGGCACGTTCGCTATCGTGACCGTCGGCTTGATTACGAATATCGAAGAAATTAAGAACGAGCTGTTCAAGAACAACTGCATGCAGCTCCAGTATTCCACAACTAGCGGAATGGTCGGACCGACCGAAGTGGTGTCCGCCCTGATTGCAACGCAGGATTCCATTGTCGATGGTCTCAAGTACGTACAAGAAAAAATCAAGGGTAGCTGCTCCGTTCTTTTGATGGACGAAAACGGCAAGTTCTACGCCAGCCGCGACAAGTGGGGCCGTACGGCAATCGTGCTCGGCAAGAAAGACGGCGCCATGATCGCCCTGCAAGAAAGCTGCGCTCTCCATAACCTCGGCTTTGAATATGTCCGCGACATGGGTCCGGGCGAAATCGCCGAACTCACACCGGATGGCGACAAGACGCTCGTTGCTCCGGGCAAGAAGATGGCTATCTGCTCGTTCCTCTGGGTTTACTACGGCTATCCGGCATCCACTTACGAAGGCCGCAATGTGGAAATGACCCGCTACCGCTGCGGTTCTGCCCTTGCAAAGCGCACCCCCACCGAAGCAGACGCCGCCTGCGGTATTCCTGACTCCGGTACGTCCCACGCCCTCGGTTACGCTCACGAAGCCGGCATCAAGTTCGCCCGCCCGTTCGTGAAATACACGCCGACTTGGGCCCGTTCCTTTATGCCGCAGGACCAGAAGCAGCGCGAACGCGTGGCATCCATGAAGCTGATTCCGATTCCGGGACTCATCAAGGACCGCCGCCTGGTGTTCTGCGACGACTCCATCGTACGCGGTACCCAGCTCGGTAAGCAGGCTCAGAAGCTCTACTCCTTGGGCTGTAAAGAAACCCACATGCGTATCGCTTGCCCGCCGCTGGTTTTCCCCTGCAAATTCATCAACTTCTCTCGTTCCAAGAACGAATACGACCTGATTACCCGTCGCTACATCCGCGACCAGGAAGGCGAAAATCCCGATTTGGACAAGTACACCAATCCCGATGGCGAAGCCTACAAGGGAATGGTGGAATACATCCGCCAGAAGCTGAACCTGACGACTCTTGCGTTCCAGCGCATCGACGACCTGATTCACGCTATCGGTCTCCCCGCCGAACAGCTCTGCACCTACTGCTGGAGCGGTAAGGACTACGCCGAAACGGGTGACTGCTACCATTGTCCTTGTTGTAAAGAGACCGAATCGGCTAAAGAAGACTAA